CTAAGAGAGTTGAGTGAAAAGGATTCCAGGCTTTGAAGTCAACAAATGGAACATGGGTTCATACCGTGCTACCTCTTATTAAAGGtcctgagcaagttatttaactgcTCTTAAACACAGATGACGTCAGCTACCTTAGTCATGATGATTAAACTCCAGAACGTGTGAAGCTCGCTGTGCAGGGCCGAGCACACAGCAGGAACTCCAGTGCCACGTGGACATCATCCCTGCTGGGGTGCGCGTGGCCATGCTGCCAGTCAGGGACACGCGCGGCTGAGCTGTACCGAGGAGCTGTCACTGCCCAGCTGGGGACAGAGATCTGTGGTAAAAGACTCAAAGAAGTAGGagtgaaagaaaaactattttattaaaaaaaaaatgggggggctCTGGAAACAGGGGTTTAGTCCATCCGGGCCTTCAGTGTCCTCGTGGTGATTTTGTCCTTCTCACTGCAGACGGAGAAAATCAAAACATCCAGACTTCAGAACAAGCACTGGCTACCGGGGCTAACTGGCTTGCTCGTGTACATGAACTTAGCCTTCCTCTGTGGcgaggaggggagaatggggacACTTGGGTGAAGGCTTTCCATAGAAGGGACCATCGGGAATTGAGGCGACTCAGGGCTAGACTGAGAAGCCTTCCAAAGAAGGGAAGGTGCTCCCCAGGCTTAGAGAACAAGGAGGTAGGAAGGACAGTGATAGGTTTTGCCCCAGGAACATAAAAGAACCCTGGGGTGATAAATTCTGTGTCAGTCCCAATCTGTCTTTCATGGTAATTAAGCAGGCTCCCTGTAATGAACGGGTCCCAGTACTTATTCTGGGATGCACCCAAGGAAAGCAGCTGGGAGGACACCTATTCATCTTGTAGGGTTCCTGGTGACAGCCTCAAACAATTCAGAGGAAAAAAGGGATGGCAGTTAGCAGCTAGAGGTTGGAAACAGCTTCCAGAGCTTAGGCCTTCACACAGCCATGGCGGCCACACCAGTGGGAGCTGGGGGAGAGGGGCATTTCCATCCATCTGCAGTAGCTCTGCTGTGGCTCATCACAAAACAGAGGTCCCAGACACTTTGGGGGCactcaggaaagaaagaaatatctgtTGGGAACAAGGGGAGAGACCTGGGGTCACGGAGCCTCAGCTGACAGAGGCCAGGGGAGTCTGGGTAGGCTCCCAGCTGCCACCCTTTGGGAAGCATGGATTTCTGCTACCCCAGGCCAGCCACAAACGCCTTATCTCTCACACCTGCCCAGAGGACTGGAAGATGGGGTGTTTGTGCGGGAGTGGAGAGGAAGCGTCTGCAGAGCTTCCAGACGGCCTGCTCATACTCACATGATATGGACGATGACTCCCATGCCCGACACTGCATCACGGTCCACAGCATTCAGCATGGCTTGTGAGATGGTCTCAAACAGGTGTTCTGGATCCTGCCAACAGCAGAAGCCCTTTAATCCCCAGAACCTCAGACCTTAACTTGGTCTGGCTCCTTAACTCTTTTTCTAAACTCAAGGTTCCTAACTGTGGCCCTCCAATGCCTGAAGTGAAAAGCCCCTTAGCTTCTTACCAGAAGGAAGCAGGATCATATAAGCGAAAATTCAAGCTTCTATGTACCCTCCCTGTACTTCCTTCCACTGATCAGCAGTGTGACCTTGGACGAGTCATGGCATCAATTCCTCTCCTGTAAACGGGGAGAGGACTCTCAATCTGGCCCGATGTGCTCGTCAGCTGTTTGATGGACTCTCCCCAAGTGTCCCATAGGTTCCTCGAAACTCAACCTGTCCAGCCATGACAACACATTTCTGCCTCAACCTGTTCCTTCTTCACTCTATCTTTGCTGGGTTGGCTAGAAAACTCAGgagttgcctggcctgtggtggcgcagtagatagagcgccaACCtataacactgaggtcaccggttcgaagccctgggcttgcctggtcaaggcacataccacaaaCAACCACTGAACACCTTgaatgaagcaactacttctcactcccacccccctcatctctgtaaaacaataaataaaatcttaaaaaagaaaaagaaaactcaggagTCCTCAGTATCTCTACCTCCCTCACGCCAGTTTTAAATGAccaagtcctgcctgaccaggcggtggcgcagtggatagagtgctggactgggatgcggaggacccaggtttgagaccccgaggtaaccagcttgagcgcaggctgatctggcttgagcaaaataaaaaatgctcaccagcttggacccaaggcccctggctcaagcaaggggttactcggtctgctgaaggcccgcggtcaaggcacatatgagaaaacaatcaatgaaaaactaaggtgttgcaacaaaaaactgatgattgatgcttctcatctctctccgttcctgtctgtccctatctatccctctctctgactctctctctctgtccctgtaaagaaaaaaagaaaaaaaaaaaaaacttaaatgaccAAGTCCTTTGGCCGCCCAGCTCACCCACTACCACAATCTTTGCCAGGACTTGAGCGCCTCCTGTCGGTGACCACGTAGCCTGTCCCATCTACCTGCAGGCCTCTGGTTCCCTTGGGGTCCTTACAGCTTTTGACACCACAccaaaagaaaaagttcaaactCCTCAGCCCAGCCTTCACAGCACTCTGAAGTTTATCCCAACTTCATCCTGGGTCACTGTCGCACCCCGCACCCCGCGGCCGCCAGAGCCCCCTCCGCAGTCTCTGCACACTCTGGGCCCCGCCTGTACCTTCACACAGGCTGCTCCTTCTGCCAACCagcccttctttcctcctcttcctagCAAACTGCATTTTCAGAGGTATCTGGGTGTCACCTTGATTCATCAGACTGAAGGAAGCCCTTGAAGACAGGCCACCTGGTCTCCCCAGGGTCTGACGGCTGGCATGGCGGACACCCTCACTACTGTCGGGCTCTGTTCCAGTCTTTTCGTGAGTTTCCCTCCTCCATTTCTAAGGTAGGctctattattatccccactttacaggccGAGGAAACGGGAGCAGAGAAGTAAACTGACTTACCCAAGAACATAACTAACAGAGTGGTCAGTGGAGTTGGTCTTCAACCCCGACAACCTGGCTCCAGCGCCCCTTCTGTCGAGCTGCCTCTAAGTGTACCCCTTACACTATTACATAACGACTGCGCAGACCCTGGAAACCCAGCGTGAGGAATTATTTGTTGTCGCGAGTATCTGACTGGGGTCTCCCAACAAGGTGCTCTCCCCCAGAGCACCCAGCCCATAccaaggccctggcaggtggagTTTCTGGCTCAACAGCAGTGGCTTTTCTCCGACTTGCACCATCCTCCCCATTACCTGCAAGGTACACACATTCTTTTCCTGGTGTCTCAGAGCCCAGCCCCACTCCATGCCACCAACTCACCATGTTGGGCTCCCAGAGGGACTCGCACATTCCATACATTTGTTCAGCACAGGTGCCACTGACCACAAAGTCATCGGTCACCATGGGGCAGCCAATGAGATCTAGAGAGCAAATGAAGGGCTTAAAAGTCTTCGGGTCCAACCCAGCGATGACTGGCTCAGTGTAGTAGGGGCCAAACCTGTGGGGCCAGGAGCAGAGAGAAACCAGAAGTCAAGAACACAGACTTTCCTGTTCAAGCCTATTAAGGCAAGGCCCTGGCCCAGACTTGGGGAGGAAAACAGAGGGCCTGTTTAAGAAGGtcctctttagcctgaccaggcagtggcacaaggggtagagcattggactgggacacagaggacccaggttcaaaacaccaaggtcaccagcttgagcgcaggctcatctggcttgaacgcgggctcatcagcttgagtgtggggtcattcgctctgctgtagcccctcccacccccatcaaggcacatatgagaaataaatcaataaaaaactaagataccgcattgaagaattgatgcttctcggccctggccggttggctcagctggctcagcggtagagcgtcggcctggagtgcgggggacccaggttcgattcccggccagggcacacaggagaagcgcccatttgcttctccacccccaccccctccttcctctctgtctctctcttcccctcctgcagccaaggctccattggagcaaagatggctggggcgctggggatggctccttggcctctgccccaggcgctagagtggctctggtcgcggcagagctgcgcaccggaggggcagagcttcgcccctagtaggtgtgccgggtggaacccggtcgggcgcatgcgggagtctgtctgactgtctctccctgtttccagcttcagaaaaatacaaaaaaaaaaaaaaaaagaattgatgcttctcatctctctcccttcctgcctgtgtctgttcatctctctgtcacaaaaagaaaaaaagaaaaaaaaaaggtcctctTTCCCCATGGCCAGTTGTGAAGAACTTTCTCCCTCTTCTAGGATCTGGCAGTgctctaaaatttttcttttctatgacaTTTACCTTCATATCCTTCCATCCCTGACCCTCTCTTCTCAGTCATCTGTTCATACATCCCATATCTCTactcctttcaaaaaaaaaaaaaaatgaggtagtttgtaagaaaaacactgaaaaacaaaatgaaaccacTAAAACAGGATATAAGACACTCAGACTAAACACAAAGTTTTGTTCTGAGTTCCTAGAAGGCCAAGCAAAAAATGATACTCAGTGGGTTGGTTCATTCTCATTGTCTACCAACACAAACTAGCAGCTCATCAGAAATTTGTTTTAGACTCTGAGCTCTGAGAAGAATTGATTTTCGggatctttatatataaaatacttgaaAACTAATGGCTACTATCctcaataaaaactaaacaaagagGCAATAATCCACGTCTTACAATTGCTCTCAGAAATTTTCATAAGAATGATCTTAAGTTATAGCTCTATAAAGCATTCTAAACTAATAAGTTTTAGATgtcactggtggtggcacagtgtagagtgtcaacctgggacattaaagtcctaggtttgaaaccctgaggtcaccggcttaagtgtgggctcatctgtcttgagtgcgggttgcaggcttgagtgtgggatcatcaacatgacctggcctgagcccaaggtcgctgatttgagcaaggggtcactgactcagctggagccctctggtcaaggcacatatgagaagcaatcaatgaacaactaaaggaatgcaactatgacttgatgcttctcatctttcttcatttctgtttctgtctcttgcaaaaaaaaaaaagaaaaaagaaaaaaaagtaaggcgGAGGAAGGGGTTGGGGTAAGGTGCTTTGatctggtgtttttatttttattttttatttattttttacagagacagagagagtcagacagagggacaatggggacaaacagacaggaacggagaaagatgagaagcatcaatcatcagttttttgttgcaacatcttagttgttcattgattgctttctcatatgtgccttgaccgtgggccttcagcagaccaagtaaccccttgcttaagccagcgaccttgggtccaagctggtgagctttgctcaagtcagatgagcccgcgctcaagctggcgacctcggggtcttgaacctggatccttccgcatcccagtccgacgctctatcctctgagccaccgcctggtcaggcgatctgGTGTTTTTAAACAGATCCCTGGGTATCAATTTCTGTAAGAAATTtcaaaatttgggccctggccaagtagctgaGTAGGTtgcagcatcatcccaatatgccaaggttgggggttcgatccttggtcagggcatgtacaggaatagCTTGATGTCCTGTCtcttccccaccttcctctctcgccaaagtcaataaaaataaataaataaataaaaatcaaccagtgaatgaacaaataagtggaacaataataaatcgatgtttctcccttcctctctctctaaaatcagttagaaaatttttttaatttttaaaattttgtatttattctcaataaactgaaaataaagataGTATAAGAATATCttagattgcctgaccaggtatcaCTTGAAGGTCAGTGTTTAGTCTTTCTGGCAGTCTTTCACAAACAGAGGTGCCTATATAGATTTTCTGGGGTCAATGAGAAGCTGTCCTTTTAAAAAGGGTCGGCACATTGCTCAACTTTGCAAATCACAGCATTAGCTTATCCTGCTGGAAAATCAATGATTTAGTTGGGCTTATAGAGAAAGCTCCTGGCTATAGCAGGTAAAATCCAGAATTCTCCAGGTTAGCCTCAATGTCttgtattttcaataaatatgaactattaaatatatactttaatgtgagttaattttttaactttataagactCCTTTTCATATTAATcagtttaaaacattttctgttaagcctttctctttttaaaaaaaaattttttttttatttattcattttacagaggagagggagagacagagagagagagagagagagagagaaggggggaggagctggaagcatcaactcccatatgtgccttgaccaggcaagcccagggttttgaaccagcgacctcagcatttccaggtcgacgctttatccactgcgccaccacaggtcaggctgttaagCCTTTATCAATGTGGGATTTTGATAAATGTGGTTACCACATATGGCAGAGAATTCACATCTGAGGATATTAACTTACACCCCAAAAAAATGTAatccttttttaacttttttttttttaagtgagaggaggggagatagtgagacagactcctgcatgcaccctgaccaggatccacccagcaacctatGTCTGGGGCCCACATTCAAATCAACCGAGagatcctcagcacccagggcagatgctcaaaccaatccaatcgagccactgattgcaagaggggaggggggagagaggggttgagggaggcgaagagaagtagatggtagattcttctcctgtgtgtcctgactggggattgaacccaggatgtccatatgccaggtcgatgctctatccacttagccaaccagccagggcttgttttaacattttaatactaAATAGGCAGAGACTTAGTTTTAAAAGCGTACTCATGCAACTTTTCTATAAAATCTGTTCTAAAAAGTTTaagagatgcctgaccaggcggtggcacagtggatagagcgttggactacgATGTGGAGGACAACCtggaggttcgagaccctgaggtcaccagcttgagcgcgggctcatctggtttgagcatgtctcaccagcttggacccaaggtcactgacttgagcaaggagtcactcagtgtaCTGTAGtacccagtcaaggaacatatgagaaatcaatcaatgaacaactaaggaactgcaacaaaaaattgttgcttctcatctctttcccttcctgtctgtccctatctgtccctctctctgactctgtctctgccaccaaaaaaaaaaaaaaaaaagtttaagagaagaaaaagaaaaaaagagctccACTTGGTTCCTTGCCACCCAGTTCTGCCCAGAGTGGGTGGGGAAAGTACCTATGGGTTTCTTCCCTCTTCAATTCCATCCCAGCTTCTGCAATGAATTCTGAAGTTAGACCCcttcttttctcattataaaGTCTTTAAAGAGAATGGACAAAAATCAACAACCCAATTCCTAGGTTCCCTGCTATTCCAGAGAATCTACATCACAGAATTAGCTTTGGAGTAAGAGTGGCTCCTGGCTGGGCGACTGCAGGGCACTCTTTGGGGATGGTTAAATCTGTTGCCTAGAAGCAAGTTTATTTGCTCTCTGCATTCCCTACCTTCTGAAGTAGTTGTTTCTTTCCTATTTGGTGGTCAGACCCACAGAAAACAGACCCATAAAATATTGTCTTGCAAATAAGAAAGGACAGAATGAGGAGGGATCCTCTTCTGGGCACCCCTCTATACTACATGCCTACTTGGCCAATCAAAGGTGTCTGATTCTCCGAGTCCCAGGCTATATAGGAAGTTCTCACTTAATATCGTagataggttctgtgactttaagcaaaatgatGTATAATGAAACCAACTGTACCACAGACTGatacaagagttaagttcctatggcatctcatcCTTATTACAAAACGACCTTGAATAAAATGCTATCCTAGTACGTGCGATATTTTCACTCACCGTTTCTCATATAAGAGGTTGGCTACCATACTCATGAGGGTGTAAGGCTTGATCTGCCGACCTTCCTTCAGCTCATACAGGTTTAGTCGGAACTTCAGGCGCTGGGCACTtggaaggaggagaaaaatcAGTAAGTCACTGCTGAATGTCTACTAGCATCCAATCTGTGAGGTCAGGACACACGTCTCCGCCCCTGAAAGGCCTCCTCTACGCCCCTCCCTGTGATTTTCTAACCAGAAGTGCAGCCTCATGTCCATGTTCCAGGACTTGCCCCCCACAACACCTGTAAACACACTGTCCTACTAACCTTTATTCCCATGTTTTTTGAGGGGGGATTCCCCCCTTTTTTGAGGAataatttattgtatatatgatAAAATGCACAGCTCCTTCCTTCTATACTTCTAGCAGGAGTATGCTACCGACTCAGTCATGGCAGCTTACAACTGAGAGAGCTGATATCTGGGCTAAGCCTTCATCCTGCAACTTAATTTTTCCATccataaaatgaggaaaaaaatagagccctggctgggtggctcagcggtagagtgttggctcggtatgtggaagtctgggtttgattcctggccagggcacacaggagaagtgtccatctgcttctccaaccctccccctctcctttctctctctctctttccctcccacaaccaaggctctattggagcaaagttgtcccgggcgctgaggaaggctccatggcctctgcctcagacgttagaatggctccagttgcaatagagcaacgccccagatgggcagagcatccccccctggtgggcatgctgggtggatcccggctgggtcatgcgggagtctgtctgtcgcTCCcgacttctcacttcagaaaaatataaaaaaaaagagggaaaaaataaaccatGTGGTGGTGAAGTAATGAATGTATGGATATATGACAAGGTGCCTGGAAAACTGCAAAGTCttatatgttttttgttgtttttttttggtatttttctgaagtggaaacagggaggcagacagactcccgcatgagcccgaccgggatccacccggcatgcccaccagggggcgatgctctgcccatctggggcattgctctgttgcaaccagagccattctagtgcctgaggcaaaggccacagagccatcctcagcgcccgggccaactttgctccaatggagccttgactgtgggaggggaagagagagacagagaggaaggagagggggaggggtggagaagcagatgggcgtttctcctgtgtgccctggccgggaatcaaacccgggactcctgcacgtcaggccaacgctctaccactgatccaaccagccagggccaaagtcttATATGTCTTAAGCTGCAGCTACTACACTAAGGGATTGGAAGGTGCCTAAGAAAACAGGCTACAATTCCTCCAGTGCCATCTGAGAGCCCAGGAATAGGCCCCTGCAGGGAGCAGACTAATGCCATACACACCTGCTGAAGCAAAGCAGTCACAGGCCACCAGAACCAAGAGACTCAGACACAACCTTAGCTCCATCTTACAAAATCAGCAATTACTGCCCACAAGCAAGCAGCTCAGTGAGAAAAACCTCctgaagaaaaggaaatggtGTGAGGCAAACAGCAGGGACTGGAGAGAGGAAGGCTGATGGGGGCCTTCACACTGACTGGAATGCTAAGCTGTCTTTGGTTGGAAGAATTCAGGAAGAATTTCTAAGTTATATGTTCTTGAGACTTAGGAAGCTTTAAGAtagatgagaaagaaaattttctgCCATCCACATTAATGAACCCTTCTAGGAACAATGTCCAGGAGCTGTGCGGCTTCTTAGACTACCTGCTTCCTTCAGGATCTGTTACCTGTGACCACGCCTTCCCTCTTGAAACCCTATCTTGATTcttttcctctgcctcctcttttACCCCTGTTAATTATACAGTTCAGCTCTTGAACTGCAGCTTGTTTTTCTCCCCTCTGTTTTGTTTCTCCAGAATCAGTTTCCACAGATTTAAAAGCTTACCAATGCCTCTCCAGCTCTGAGATAGAATTTCATACCCCAACTTCTCACAAGATGTTTCTACTTGCCATTACTTGTCCCCTCAAAAATTAGTGTCAAAATCAAAGTCATTACCTCCCTCTAAAACTAGAACTCCTAATTCTTGTATTTCAGGTAACATGCTCAAAACAGAAATTGTCCTTAAAACATTTCTGGATTGGCTGCATGCCAGGTAACTAGACACTAGCAAAAGATAAAAGACACGAACCCAACCTCAATGAGTGATTCTTTGGCCTCACAATATCCAAGTAGCCAGTAAGGCTACTCTCAGAAagggttcctttctttttctatcacCACCACTTCATTTGGACCATAACCCTTACACCTGGATCATATCACTCTCCCTTATCTCAAATCATAGAACCATTGCCAACTAGATAACTAATCTAGCAGTTAATATGCACCAGCTCATCATGGGTCAGTTATCTTTCTGTATGCCTGCTGTCTCCCAACTAGACCCCAAGTTCTTCAGGGACTAAGTACTAAGTGCAGTCTTTGGCTTCAGAGAGGCCTGTGTGTGATTCTGGCTGTCATGTTGGAGATCCTCAGTTCCTTGATCTGCAAAATAGGACAGCGCCATGACAATTAAACGAGTCCACGCAGGTAAGGTGCTTTCCACAGAGTCTGGCATAAGAGTAAACGCTGGTATGTTAGTTAGTATACAACTTGTGTTGCTTATGGTGTCCCGCAAGGACTCAAATTCATTGAAGCTGGCCACTCACGAGGTCAGGCAAGGCTGGCCCATGAACAGGTCTGGGTGTGGGCCCCAACACTTACACAGTCTGGACGTCGGTGGCTAGCCCGGCAAGGCCGATGTATAGCCGGTCGCCCATGGGAAAGATCTTCTGGAAGTCCGTGGtcaccatctgggcctggatcCCGAAGCGCCGGTCGGCAGCGATGGCCACACAGTCCTTCCCCTTCATGGCCATGACGGCCCCTCCGTTATAGGACATAATAGACTGGAGCAGACAGAGTGGAAGGACTTAGCGCGAGGGGCCAAACGCAGCCATAGCCCCCGACCCAACCCCTGATCCGGAGGCTTCTGTACACACAGTTCGCCATTCTGGAGACGCCTGAACGCCCCGCATTCAATTCTGCGATCAGCCCTACGGAGTCGCGAGGAGCCGCATTCACCCACCATAGTCCTCACCGCGGTGCGCTCCCCTTCAAACCGGTGTCGCTTCCTCCAGTTGACCACAAGGCCCTCTCCGTCTCCTAAACCTTCCATGACCCCCTCCCTGTTTTTCAATCACCCTGTATCCCTTCTCCTCGCTCCCCATCTCACCATGACTGCGATGTAGTAGCACCTCCAACCTCCCCAATTCCAGCAAACCGGCTATGGCCCTCACTGCTCAACCACTCTCATTGTTTTCTCTCTATTGGCCGAAAGGCCGGCCTTTCCGTAATGTTTTGGCTTTCTATTGGCTGATCACCGCTGTCAGTCACCAGCACGATGTTTGattgagaaaacagaaagaagacgGCGAATGCGGAAAGTGAAAAGTCACTGTGAGTGCGGAAGAACCTGGCGTCGCGGTGCAGGCTGGGATCGCGGCGGACCGGGTCTTAGGACTGGGCAGGTTAGGGACCAGTTGTGCTTGCACGTGGGTTACTGAAGCCCCAACTGAAGCGCTACAGTGTTGCTTATCCACAAGCTGTATGGGTCGAGCTTATTACTCATGCTAGCTTGTTTCATTTATCTATTACAAAAATCCTTACATCTgttgtgtgccaggtactgtgctaaaaCTAAGCTCTGGATATTAACTGGTCTAGAACTGTACCTGGTATTTAGGAGGCGCCCATTGAGTGCATATTTCATAATGTgaaggggaggggcagcaggaggTTCAGCTGCAAACTAGGTTTGGAAGCCGAAAATTGTTCTGCTTTAGGTGCACCCAGCAGGTCGACTTCAAGTATCCCCAAGTCTCAGGTCACTGAAAAGGGACGTTCAGAGCTTTATCTAAGATCCGGAGGAGCCAGTGCTGACCCCTTCAGAGCCGATGGAGGAGAGGCAATCGCGTCGTGCCATTTTCCCTCCCTGAGTCGggactcttccctttctttctctccggCGTCCGATTTCTTGTGTACCATTGCCAGGTTTCTGTCCTGACGCGTTTTGTCGCAGGCTCACTCCTATTGACTCGGCTTACCGCCACCCAGTTGGCTACCACAGTCTCTGTGGCGCAATCGGTTAGCGCGTTCGGCTGTTAACCGAAAGGTTGGTGGTTCGAGCCCACCCAGGGAcgctctcttttcctcccttctaaGTGTAATTTACCCCAACTGCTGAAAAACCAAATTTGGTATTGAAATGACATAGAAATACTTTATCTGTAGCAAGTCAGAGGGTGATTGTGATTGAAAATTTGTTTAGTCAATGACGGGATAATTTCTCCGGCACTTTTCTCCACCGCTCCGCCTCCAAACTGAATTGCAGGCAGAGCAGACAGAGGTTTTTGTCTCACTGTGCAATACCTATCAGGTTGCATTTTTCGTAGGACTAAGAATGAATTCGCAGTGGAGGTCGGACAGTTTTCCGTTATCGGCCTCAGTCGATGTTACAATCTCGAAACATTACATTGGAAGGGAAGAAAGCGCGAGAGACAAAGGCAGAAACAAACAGGGATGAAAAGAAATGTGAGAAAGGAAAAACATAGCTATGATATACAAACACAGAAAGAAGGGATTATGACAGAGAAAATAGGTAAGGTGAGTGGAAGGAAGACTcagaagaaatggagagagggaaaagagaagcatcaggaaaaggaaaacaacaaaacaaaaaaattttttttctggaaatacaCATAAGTGAGGGGGATTGAGAAATAAGCAGGAACTGACATAGGGTGTTGTTTTTGGGAGACACAGGTCTTGCCTTTATAGAAGTGAAGGACAGAGGTAAAGACAGTCATAAAATCATTAGAGGAGTCCCTCGCTCCTACCATTGTC
The DNA window shown above is from Saccopteryx bilineata isolate mSacBil1 chromosome 2, mSacBil1_pri_phased_curated, whole genome shotgun sequence and carries:
- the PSMB3 gene encoding proteasome subunit beta type-3 isoform X2; this encodes MSIMSYNGGAVMAMKGKDCVAIAADRRFGIQAQMVTTDFQKIFPMGDRLYIGLAGLATDVQTVAQRLKFRLNLYELKEGRQIKPYTLMSMVANLLYEKRFGPYYTEPVIAGLDPKTFKPFICSLDLIGCPMVTDDFVVSGTCAEQMYGMCESLWEPNMDPEHLFETISQAMLNAVDRDAVSGMGVIVHIIEKDKITTRTLKARMD
- the PSMB3 gene encoding proteasome subunit beta type-3 isoform X1; the encoded protein is MEGLGDGEGLVVNWRKRHRFEGERTAVRTMSIMSYNGGAVMAMKGKDCVAIAADRRFGIQAQMVTTDFQKIFPMGDRLYIGLAGLATDVQTVAQRLKFRLNLYELKEGRQIKPYTLMSMVANLLYEKRFGPYYTEPVIAGLDPKTFKPFICSLDLIGCPMVTDDFVVSGTCAEQMYGMCESLWEPNMDPEHLFETISQAMLNAVDRDAVSGMGVIVHIIEKDKITTRTLKARMD